Proteins encoded by one window of Archaeoglobus veneficus SNP6:
- a CDS encoding vWA domain-containing protein: protein MQMQSVLNATLSNNLVNVTSKDFVYNLISQRIASFLPPDLQEIYNSSRHIQIIATDSYFLHYSLYPFLRGKNEDEVLEEVRLFCREYMDGERYQMLKTLTTLDDELSLVYSIALTKYIVGRIRGRLENEGEGVGKISGSGRGARVETFLKGISALLEGAVEEAENVTKNAEEIRELMGGKSAGREAGTFQKILNLAKQMMFVEDLKKIVDMSKRMMDFVPKATRISKVKGKTGDELSGYMITKQVERALPRELALPDELFMRRLASEGFLAREKLKVSEGAYYILIDKSGSMVGEKTVWARSVAMAIYRMSKTKRRKYFLRFFDTKVHPDKPISEPKEIVDAILKVQSNGGTDITNAISTAIDDLVEGRFAEYTNTIIVITDGEDVVDDLSKELKKTKASLISVMIQGNNDTLKNISDHYMHAELTERGGERLLRLVEVS, encoded by the coding sequence ATGCAGATGCAGAGTGTGCTGAATGCAACCCTCAGCAACAACCTCGTCAACGTTACGAGCAAGGATTTCGTATACAATCTCATCTCGCAGAGAATAGCCTCCTTTCTCCCTCCTGACCTGCAGGAGATATATAATTCCTCGAGGCACATCCAGATAATCGCCACGGACTCTTACTTCCTCCACTACTCCCTCTACCCCTTCCTGCGCGGCAAGAACGAGGACGAGGTGCTTGAGGAGGTCAGACTCTTCTGCAGAGAATACATGGATGGAGAGCGCTACCAGATGCTCAAGACACTCACAACCCTCGACGACGAGCTCAGCCTCGTTTACAGCATAGCCCTAACCAAGTACATAGTGGGGCGGATAAGAGGAAGACTTGAGAACGAGGGAGAGGGCGTAGGAAAAATTTCGGGTAGCGGGAGGGGAGCGAGGGTCGAGACCTTTCTGAAAGGCATTTCCGCTCTGCTTGAGGGGGCTGTTGAAGAGGCGGAGAACGTTACGAAGAACGCGGAGGAGATAAGGGAGCTCATGGGTGGAAAGAGTGCTGGCAGGGAAGCAGGGACATTTCAGAAGATTCTGAACCTCGCGAAGCAGATGATGTTCGTCGAAGACCTGAAGAAAATTGTTGACATGTCAAAGAGGATGATGGATTTCGTTCCGAAGGCAACGAGAATCTCAAAGGTGAAGGGAAAGACGGGTGATGAGCTTTCAGGCTACATGATAACCAAGCAGGTCGAAAGGGCTTTGCCGAGAGAGCTCGCTCTGCCAGATGAGCTTTTCATGCGAAGGCTCGCATCTGAAGGTTTCCTCGCGAGGGAGAAGCTGAAGGTCAGTGAGGGTGCGTACTACATTCTAATAGACAAGTCGGGTTCCATGGTCGGAGAAAAGACTGTGTGGGCGAGGAGCGTTGCGATGGCAATCTACAGGATGTCAAAGACAAAGAGAAGGAAGTACTTTCTCCGCTTCTTCGACACGAAAGTCCATCCTGATAAGCCCATTTCTGAACCAAAAGAGATAGTCGATGCGATACTCAAGGTTCAGTCGAATGGCGGGACAGACATAACCAACGCCATTTCAACAGCCATCGACGACCTCGTTGAAGGAAGGTTTGCTGAATACACTAACACAATTATCGTAATAACTGATGGCGAGGATGTGGTTGATGACTTGTCAAAGGAGTTAAAGAAAACAAAGGCCAGCCTGATTTCAGTTATGATTCAGGGCAACAACGACACGCTGAAGAACATAAGCGACCACTACATGCACGCTGAACTGACGGAGAGAGGTGGAGAGAGGTTGTTGAGGCTTGTTGAGGTTTCTTGA
- a CDS encoding metal-dependent transcriptional regulator: MFVNVDTLLRVAYRAFEEGVQIIGPTYLSLHLGIPKSSAQNQLIRLAETGLGVYVPKKGFLFNEKGLHEAKKAVKKHRLLECLMEELGMERGDACREAARIEAVVGEGLIRLLEDRYRPRRVCPCGKEIPEVEG, translated from the coding sequence ATGTTCGTGAATGTGGACACTCTGCTCAGGGTAGCTTACAGGGCATTCGAAGAGGGTGTACAGATAATAGGGCCAACGTATCTGTCCCTCCACCTCGGAATCCCGAAATCCTCTGCACAGAACCAGCTCATAAGGCTTGCAGAGACTGGTTTGGGTGTGTATGTCCCGAAGAAGGGATTTCTCTTCAATGAAAAGGGTCTGCACGAGGCAAAGAAGGCTGTAAAAAAGCACAGGCTCCTCGAATGTTTGATGGAGGAACTCGGGATGGAGAGAGGTGACGCTTGTAGAGAAGCAGCAAGAATAGAGGCTGTGGTGGGAGAGGGGCTGATAAGGCTGCTGGAGGATAGATACAGACCAAGAAGGGTCTGTCCATGCGGTAAAGAAATTCCGGAGGTGGAGGGATGA
- a CDS encoding metal ABC transporter substrate-binding protein yields the protein MKFAAFTLLMLIALATPASAIEVVCSVPDLTPIVKAVGGEIVNVTSVMPPGSDPHAFSISMETMERLGNADLIVLANSKLLHFEEKIKENYGEKCIDFEDYAAFGAKLDSFPGYDENPHGYWLKFENGVAIARAVEAKLSSILPEYAWYFEGNLEEFEKEVAEAKRIIRSAAAEQGIEGKACVAAVPGVCYIIQNSGMEVDAVLLAEGLGFVSGKDLAEIVEKLKSSEYVCIVVPEFMKNSKAGEIARQISADTGKPVIYVKFVMVGEDDSYTGLQYFNALRFSGLSYTKAEKSSGYTFITAVAACAVALAVLGRIRR from the coding sequence ATGAAGTTCGCAGCATTTACTCTCCTGATGCTAATTGCTCTTGCCACGCCAGCCTCCGCCATCGAAGTCGTTTGCTCAGTTCCAGATCTTACGCCCATTGTAAAGGCAGTAGGTGGAGAAATCGTAAACGTGACGAGCGTGATGCCTCCCGGCAGCGACCCACACGCGTTCTCTATATCGATGGAGACGATGGAAAGGCTCGGTAACGCAGACCTGATCGTCCTCGCCAATTCAAAGCTGCTCCACTTCGAGGAAAAGATCAAGGAAAATTACGGAGAAAAATGCATCGACTTCGAGGATTATGCTGCATTCGGAGCGAAACTCGACTCATTTCCCGGATACGACGAGAACCCGCATGGTTACTGGCTGAAGTTTGAAAACGGCGTCGCGATAGCGAGGGCAGTAGAGGCAAAGCTATCGAGTATATTGCCAGAATACGCGTGGTACTTTGAGGGCAACCTGGAGGAGTTCGAGAAGGAGGTTGCGGAGGCGAAGAGGATAATCAGAAGTGCTGCAGCCGAGCAGGGAATTGAGGGCAAAGCCTGTGTTGCGGCCGTACCGGGAGTCTGCTACATAATCCAGAACTCGGGTATGGAAGTCGATGCAGTTCTGCTGGCCGAAGGCCTTGGCTTTGTGAGCGGAAAAGATCTCGCAGAGATAGTGGAAAAGCTAAAAAGTTCAGAGTATGTCTGCATTGTAGTTCCGGAGTTCATGAAGAACTCAAAGGCCGGGGAAATTGCGAGGCAAATTTCTGCTGATACAGGAAAACCTGTTATCTACGTCAAGTTCGTTATGGTGGGTGAGGATGACAGCTACACTGGTTTGCAGTACTTCAACGCCCTCAGGTTTTCGGGACTTTCTTATACAAAGGCAGAGAAATCAAGCGGTTATACATTCATCACCGCTGTTGCAGCATGCGCAGTCGCGCTTGCAGTTCTTGGCAGGATAAGGAGATGA
- a CDS encoding metal ABC transporter ATP-binding protein, producing the protein MEATKDVRAIEVENVSFSYNGVRALTDITFSVDEGEFVAVMGPNGSGKTTLLRILLGMLKPESGKVRVFGFDPCRDAEKVQSLVGFMPQKEHISTKPPLLVKDVVLMGRAARKGILSPLSKEDVEKAREALEAVGLEKVWDTKFSELSGGQQQRVLLARALAVEPKLLLLDEPFNGVDIPSQNRIIELLDRLSKKGVTVLAVVHNVSPLIHHIDKILLLNKELIAYGSPGDVLMPENMIKAYGAIIPIIVCEEGFAHPLFGDTHG; encoded by the coding sequence ATGGAAGCCACAAAGGATGTTAGGGCAATTGAGGTCGAAAACGTCAGCTTCTCCTACAACGGCGTTAGAGCACTAACTGATATAACCTTCAGCGTTGACGAGGGTGAGTTTGTCGCAGTAATGGGACCCAACGGCTCTGGCAAAACGACGCTTCTCAGAATTCTCCTCGGCATGCTCAAACCTGAAAGCGGGAAAGTCAGAGTTTTCGGCTTTGATCCGTGCAGAGATGCGGAGAAAGTTCAATCCCTCGTTGGATTCATGCCTCAGAAGGAACACATATCCACAAAGCCACCGCTCCTCGTTAAGGACGTGGTGTTGATGGGGCGGGCAGCGAGAAAAGGCATTCTTTCCCCTCTATCCAAAGAAGATGTAGAAAAGGCCAGAGAGGCGTTAGAGGCAGTGGGGCTTGAAAAAGTCTGGGATACGAAGTTCAGCGAGTTAAGCGGTGGGCAGCAGCAGAGGGTTTTGCTTGCGAGAGCTCTCGCAGTCGAGCCAAAGCTCCTCCTACTTGACGAGCCATTCAACGGCGTTGACATTCCAAGTCAGAACAGGATTATAGAGCTGCTGGATAGACTTTCCAAGAAGGGCGTTACCGTGCTTGCAGTTGTCCACAACGTGAGCCCCCTGATACATCATATTGACAAGATTCTTCTCCTCAACAAAGAATTGATAGCGTATGGATCTCCTGGCGACGTCCTGATGCCTGAGAACATGATTAAAGCCTACGGAGCAATTATACCCATTATCGTATGTGAGGAGGGATTCGCCCACCCACTCTTCGGTGATACCCATGGATGA
- a CDS encoding metal ABC transporter permease, which yields MDDIPLYMLRAIAALFLIAVNASVAGTFTVFRNVSFLVAGASHAALAGAALAIVLETYNIFSMNPIVGGILFAMFTAIAAGYASKDEGINTAIGISFALSMSLAVLFISMIREYAARVWGLLIGDLFLLTNEDLVLMLISTLLVVFVCSLLYREFLFISFDMEGAMAYGINASMLNYVLLSLIAVAVVVTLKGVGAILVFAMFVAPAAAAVEVAGNVRQVFILAFLIAMVSGFVGLAISFFYQVSPGAVASLFASLTYFAAVAYRR from the coding sequence ATGGATGACATTCCACTTTACATGCTCAGAGCCATCGCAGCTCTCTTTCTCATAGCGGTCAACGCGTCGGTAGCAGGCACGTTTACCGTATTCAGAAATGTTTCATTCCTCGTTGCTGGTGCAAGCCACGCTGCTTTGGCGGGAGCGGCCCTTGCAATCGTTCTCGAAACCTACAACATATTCAGCATGAACCCCATAGTCGGCGGAATTCTCTTTGCCATGTTTACCGCAATCGCGGCAGGCTATGCATCGAAGGACGAGGGAATAAACACGGCGATAGGTATATCCTTCGCTCTCTCCATGAGCCTCGCGGTTCTGTTCATTTCCATGATAAGAGAGTACGCTGCAAGGGTGTGGGGGTTGCTGATCGGCGATTTATTCCTCCTCACCAACGAAGACCTCGTTTTAATGCTGATTTCCACGCTGCTGGTAGTTTTCGTCTGCTCGCTGCTCTATCGTGAGTTTCTCTTTATATCCTTCGACATGGAAGGAGCAATGGCATACGGTATAAACGCCAGCATGCTGAACTACGTTCTGCTTTCCCTTATCGCTGTAGCAGTGGTGGTAACTCTTAAGGGCGTTGGGGCAATTCTTGTCTTTGCCATGTTTGTTGCCCCCGCTGCCGCTGCTGTGGAAGTTGCAGGAAACGTCAGGCAGGTTTTCATTCTCGCATTCCTGATTGCAATGGTAAGTGGATTTGTCGGGCTTGCGATTTCCTTCTTCTACCAGGTATCCCCAGGAGCCGTAGCTTCGCTCTTCGCAAGCCTCACGTACTTTGCTGCCGTCGCATATCGCAGGTAG
- a CDS encoding 3-isopropylmalate dehydratase small subunit → MILKGRAWKFGDDISTDHITPGRYYHLRSNLPELAKHVMEDANPDFAKLVKPGDFIVAGKNFGCGSSREHAPRVIKLAGVSAVLAKSFARIFYRNAINIGLPLLIVDTNGIDEGDQLEVNLSTGEVKNLTKGTSISARPLPDVMIRILQEGGLVNYVKKYGDVRV, encoded by the coding sequence ATGATTCTCAAAGGCAGAGCGTGGAAGTTCGGCGACGATATATCAACAGACCATATTACACCAGGAAGGTACTACCACCTCAGGAGCAATTTGCCCGAACTGGCGAAGCACGTCATGGAAGACGCGAATCCCGACTTTGCGAAGCTCGTAAAGCCGGGAGATTTCATAGTTGCGGGAAAGAACTTTGGATGTGGTAGCAGCAGGGAGCATGCACCGAGAGTTATAAAGCTTGCAGGCGTTTCTGCCGTGCTTGCAAAATCCTTCGCCCGCATATTCTACAGGAATGCTATAAACATTGGTCTTCCGCTGCTCATTGTCGATACCAACGGAATTGATGAAGGCGACCAGCTCGAAGTCAACCTTTCAACTGGTGAAGTTAAGAATCTAACAAAGGGGACGAGCATAAGCGCCAGACCTCTGCCCGATGTGATGATAAGGATACTGCAGGAGGGTGGGCTCGTAAACTACGTAAAGAAATACGGAGATGTGAGGGTTTAA
- the purE gene encoding 5-(carboxyamino)imidazole ribonucleotide mutase, with translation MDVVILMGSKSDMEFAKRIGKTLEKFGVEFCYRIASAHKTPEKVLEILKEYDDAVFITVAGRSNALSGFVDANTVSPVIACPPYSDRFAGMDILSSLRMPSGVAPLVVLEPENAAIAAVKILAIKRHELREMVAEYQRQKRLEIEEADANIRGTGHKSGT, from the coding sequence ATGGATGTCGTTATTCTCATGGGCTCCAAATCGGACATGGAATTCGCAAAGAGAATTGGCAAAACGCTGGAGAAGTTTGGTGTGGAGTTCTGCTACAGGATTGCTTCCGCTCACAAAACGCCAGAGAAGGTGCTGGAAATACTGAAAGAGTACGATGATGCCGTTTTTATAACAGTGGCTGGGAGAAGTAACGCCTTAAGCGGTTTCGTAGATGCGAATACTGTCAGTCCTGTGATTGCCTGCCCACCATACAGCGACAGGTTTGCGGGTATGGATATCCTTTCATCGCTCCGAATGCCTTCCGGTGTTGCACCGCTTGTTGTGCTTGAACCCGAAAATGCAGCCATTGCTGCCGTGAAAATACTTGCCATTAAAAGACATGAACTGAGGGAAATGGTTGCCGAGTATCAGCGTCAAAAAAGGCTTGAAATCGAGGAAGCTGATGCTAATATTCGAGGTACTGGCCACAAATCTGGCACTTAA
- a CDS encoding L-threonylcarbamoyladenylate synthase, with protein MIVIRVDPVNPERGKIARAAEIIKKGGLVAFPTETVYGLGGDALNENAVRRIFEAKERPPRNPLIVHVSSVEQVYRIAEVNEVAEKLMGEFFPGPLALVLKKKDVVPDITTAGMKKVAVRMPDHKVALTLIELSETPIAAPSANISGRPSPTKAEHVIEDLAGRIDAILDAGEVKIGIESTVLDVTSKPAKILRLGAITPEMLVERGIEVEVIDTRPFRHYQTKAKLYVVNAENLAEFVGSLREKGVKVGVARITAECDADRIVELGKSIEDVAKNLFSALRELDRSGVDIIVVEAVERKGLGKVIMSKLEEAGEIV; from the coding sequence ATGATCGTTATTAGAGTTGATCCAGTTAACCCCGAGAGGGGAAAAATCGCCAGAGCAGCGGAAATTATAAAGAAGGGTGGACTTGTCGCGTTTCCAACCGAGACTGTTTACGGGCTTGGTGGTGATGCGCTTAACGAGAATGCTGTACGAAGAATCTTCGAGGCAAAAGAAAGGCCGCCCCGCAACCCTCTGATAGTTCACGTCTCAAGCGTTGAGCAGGTCTACCGGATTGCAGAAGTTAACGAAGTTGCCGAAAAGCTCATGGGAGAATTCTTTCCAGGCCCCCTCGCTCTCGTGCTTAAGAAGAAGGACGTCGTGCCAGACATAACAACCGCTGGAATGAAGAAGGTTGCAGTCAGAATGCCTGACCATAAGGTTGCACTGACACTCATCGAACTATCGGAAACCCCAATTGCAGCCCCTTCTGCAAACATCTCCGGCAGACCGAGTCCTACAAAAGCTGAACACGTGATAGAGGATCTTGCCGGGAGGATAGATGCCATTCTGGATGCGGGAGAAGTAAAGATAGGTATAGAATCGACTGTTCTCGACGTGACATCAAAACCCGCGAAGATTCTGAGGCTTGGAGCAATAACACCGGAGATGCTTGTGGAGAGAGGTATAGAAGTGGAGGTCATAGACACGAGGCCATTCAGACACTATCAAACGAAGGCAAAACTCTACGTCGTTAATGCCGAAAATCTTGCAGAATTCGTTGGCAGCCTGAGGGAGAAAGGTGTAAAGGTTGGCGTTGCGCGTATTACTGCTGAATGCGACGCTGACAGAATCGTTGAACTTGGAAAGAGCATTGAGGACGTGGCAAAGAACCTCTTTTCAGCCCTTCGCGAACTCGACAGGAGTGGAGTTGATATAATCGTAGTTGAGGCGGTCGAAAGAAAGGGGTTGGGAAAGGTAATTATGAGCAAGCTCGAGGAAGCGGGAGAGATCGTCTGA
- a CDS encoding DUF473 domain-containing protein — protein MRCYVLTGISRKTLEDLVKRNIRAIELRSAHNVATALKADIGSCVFLTPSKLYNVGRGTTGIIAEVSGKEVMSHSIIFASNHYIEESEMTVVRLRLTPRSVGRIVTVYNADILDSTEADVVEVSYFDAM, from the coding sequence ATGAGGTGCTATGTTCTTACCGGAATTTCGAGAAAAACGCTGGAAGATTTGGTAAAGAGGAATATAAGAGCGATCGAGCTTAGAAGTGCCCATAACGTCGCCACTGCTTTGAAGGCTGATATCGGAAGCTGCGTCTTCCTGACACCATCGAAGCTTTACAATGTGGGCAGGGGAACTACGGGCATAATCGCGGAGGTTAGCGGGAAGGAAGTGATGTCTCACTCAATCATCTTCGCTTCTAACCACTACATAGAGGAGAGCGAGATGACTGTCGTGAGGCTCAGACTTACTCCGAGGAGTGTTGGGAGAATAGTCACCGTTTACAACGCAGATATCCTCGACAGCACAGAGGCTGACGTCGTTGAAGTCAGCTACTTCGACGCAATGTAG
- a CDS encoding proteasome assembly chaperone family protein has product MRNGAEILVEGVDVDKPVILTSFPGIGLVGTILAAHFITELKPEQIGMIESEMLPPIATLMEGVIQPPIRIYQSREHNFILIHSDVPIIPEIAYDMSRKIVDWAASINATKIFSIAGIATLEGKHRVFGAATSKELLDELKDYVEIFRSGTISGIAGSILNECVAKKFPGMALLGETLGFNPDPRAAAEVINVLNNMFGWNVNVEKLIKEAEIIEAQMQKLAEQTKMQEQAAKKEELPMFG; this is encoded by the coding sequence ATGCGAAACGGAGCAGAAATTCTTGTGGAAGGTGTGGATGTAGATAAACCAGTAATACTGACGAGTTTTCCAGGTATAGGCCTCGTGGGAACAATTCTTGCTGCGCACTTCATAACTGAACTGAAGCCCGAGCAAATCGGGATGATTGAGTCGGAGATGCTACCGCCCATCGCAACACTAATGGAAGGTGTAATCCAGCCACCAATAAGGATTTACCAGTCGAGAGAGCACAACTTCATCCTGATTCATTCCGATGTCCCGATAATCCCTGAGATAGCATACGACATGAGCAGGAAAATAGTTGACTGGGCTGCGAGTATTAACGCCACAAAGATATTCTCGATTGCAGGCATTGCAACCCTTGAAGGCAAGCACAGAGTCTTTGGGGCAGCAACGTCGAAGGAGCTCCTTGACGAGCTGAAAGACTATGTGGAGATATTCAGAAGCGGAACTATCTCAGGAATCGCAGGTTCGATCCTCAACGAGTGTGTCGCGAAGAAGTTTCCGGGCATGGCTTTGCTTGGTGAAACCCTCGGCTTCAATCCCGATCCAAGAGCAGCAGCGGAGGTTATAAACGTGCTGAACAACATGTTCGGCTGGAACGTTAACGTTGAAAAGCTTATTAAAGAGGCAGAGATTATCGAAGCGCAGATGCAGAAGCTTGCTGAGCAGACGAAGATGCAGGAGCAGGCTGCGAAGAAGGAAGAACTGCCTATGTTCGGGTGA
- a CDS encoding DUF5611 family protein has product MRQYPFKRGFKPTEERLEEAIKKHFGDFKKEGDTYIVSFGAIEELRLRIENKKLVAESKTNPKAPNDVAMNTIKTYNKFLEELTGYTAKERQKLLKKEIERD; this is encoded by the coding sequence ATGAGGCAGTATCCGTTCAAGCGCGGCTTCAAACCGACAGAGGAGAGGCTGGAAGAAGCTATAAAGAAACACTTTGGGGATTTCAAAAAGGAAGGAGACACATATATAGTCAGCTTCGGGGCCATAGAAGAGTTGAGGCTCAGAATTGAAAACAAGAAGCTCGTTGCTGAGTCGAAGACCAATCCGAAAGCACCGAACGACGTTGCGATGAACACGATTAAAACTTACAACAAATTTCTGGAAGAACTCACGGGCTACACAGCTAAAGAAAGGCAAAAGCTGTTAAAAAAGGAAATCGAGCGTGATTAA
- a CDS encoding 4-phosphopantoate--beta-alanine ligase — protein MPSFIPPSHPRYESLMTREKLVEGFRAGIVVPEGLIAHGRGEAFDYILGETSRDFAIEAAKVAAAMMLAARRPVISVNGNAAALAAEKLAELSRVTGAPLEVNLFHWSRERADRIKKWLERFDCEVLAEGDAEIEGIEHCRRIVDSRGILVADVVLVALEDGDRCEVLRRVGKKVIAIDLNPLSRTAQMADVTVVDNVTRAIPNIVKFAREMKELSREELEEIFKGYDNGKILKRALEAIREYLTSKSLEASRFQRS, from the coding sequence ATGCCCTCCTTCATTCCTCCCTCCCACCCGAGATACGAATCTCTAATGACAAGGGAAAAACTCGTTGAGGGCTTCAGGGCAGGAATAGTTGTCCCGGAGGGGTTGATAGCCCACGGGAGAGGAGAGGCCTTTGACTATATTCTCGGTGAGACGAGCAGAGATTTTGCCATCGAAGCAGCGAAAGTTGCTGCTGCAATGATGCTGGCCGCAAGAAGGCCGGTGATTTCTGTAAACGGAAATGCTGCCGCTCTCGCAGCAGAAAAACTTGCAGAACTCTCCCGCGTTACCGGAGCACCGCTTGAAGTAAATCTATTTCACTGGAGCAGGGAAAGGGCAGACAGGATAAAGAAGTGGCTTGAACGATTTGATTGTGAGGTTCTCGCAGAAGGCGACGCGGAAATAGAAGGTATTGAGCACTGCAGGAGGATCGTGGACAGCAGGGGCATACTCGTAGCGGATGTTGTGCTCGTGGCCCTCGAAGATGGTGATAGATGCGAGGTACTAAGAAGGGTCGGAAAGAAGGTTATAGCCATAGATCTCAATCCACTGTCGAGAACTGCCCAGATGGCCGACGTTACAGTGGTGGACAACGTAACGAGGGCAATTCCAAATATTGTTAAGTTTGCAAGAGAAATGAAAGAACTCAGCCGTGAGGAACTCGAAGAAATCTTTAAGGGTTATGACAACGGAAAGATTCTAAAAAGGGCACTGGAAGCGATAAGAGAATATTTGACATCTAAATCTCTTGAAGCTTCCCGTTTTCAGCGATCCTGA
- a CDS encoding TatD family hydrolase, whose protein sequence is MIITDDHMHLYNHLRLKALEEFKKAGGTHVFLVSLLSKHYDVRPESGKDFRKIFDAHISLVEKANKIVKAYAVLAVHPAEITILGGRLGFRKAAEVMMEALDIAGEYVEEGKAVAIKSGRPHYKVNEEIWQLSNEVMQHAFEVAKDVGCAVQLHTESYSREGIEEIARIADKAGIKRDKVVKHFSPPRVKEFEEVGIFPSVIAMGNNVLEAAKQGTRFTVETDYIDDAKRPGAVLGPKTVPKKIKELLKHGFDEDFIYRICAENVRNVYGVDIE, encoded by the coding sequence ATGATAATCACAGACGACCACATGCACCTGTACAACCACCTTCGCCTGAAAGCACTCGAAGAGTTCAAGAAAGCTGGAGGCACCCATGTGTTCCTTGTATCGCTGCTCAGCAAGCACTATGATGTAAGGCCTGAATCGGGAAAGGACTTCAGGAAAATCTTTGATGCGCACATTAGCCTTGTTGAGAAAGCAAACAAAATAGTTAAGGCGTATGCAGTCCTTGCAGTCCATCCTGCGGAGATAACGATTCTCGGTGGAAGGTTGGGGTTCAGGAAAGCTGCAGAGGTCATGATGGAAGCCCTCGATATCGCCGGAGAATATGTTGAGGAAGGTAAGGCTGTAGCGATAAAAAGCGGGAGGCCACACTACAAAGTTAACGAAGAGATCTGGCAGCTCAGCAACGAAGTGATGCAGCATGCTTTCGAAGTTGCGAAAGATGTTGGATGCGCTGTGCAGCTCCACACTGAGAGCTACAGTAGAGAGGGAATCGAGGAAATAGCCAGGATAGCAGATAAGGCAGGTATAAAGAGGGATAAGGTCGTTAAGCACTTTTCACCACCACGTGTAAAGGAGTTTGAGGAAGTTGGTATATTTCCTTCTGTCATTGCCATGGGAAACAATGTGCTTGAGGCGGCAAAACAAGGCACACGCTTTACCGTTGAAACGGACTACATCGACGACGCAAAAAGACCTGGAGCTGTTCTCGGGCCAAAGACAGTGCCGAAGAAGATCAAAGAGCTGTTGAAACATGGTTTCGATGAAGACTTTATCTACAGAATTTGCGCTGAAAACGTAAGGAATGTTTACGGAGTAGACATCGAGTAA
- a CDS encoding HesA/MoeB/ThiF family protein, translating to MSDRYIRQISVIGYDGQKRLQKAKILVVGAGGLGSSVIAYLAAAGVGKLGIMDGDVVEEHNLQRQIIHGGNVGINKAESAKLFVERLNPDVEVEVYPFRITPSNVMDIVGDYDIVVSCPDNLTTRYVLNDACRLLGKPIVHAAIHGFEGEAMTVIGTPCYRCVFPRARSEEKPGVIGPVAGLFGCIQAVEAIKLVLGMEVLSGRLLRADLRSMEFYEISISNNPECPVCSGRLKGIFEENYVNDCRVVRFE from the coding sequence ATGTCGGACAGATACATAAGGCAGATTTCCGTAATAGGATATGATGGCCAGAAAAGACTACAAAAGGCGAAAATTCTCGTGGTTGGAGCAGGTGGGCTTGGAAGTTCCGTCATAGCATATCTTGCTGCTGCAGGAGTTGGAAAGCTTGGTATTATGGACGGCGATGTTGTTGAAGAGCACAACCTCCAGCGGCAGATAATTCACGGCGGCAACGTGGGTATAAATAAAGCCGAATCAGCGAAGTTGTTCGTCGAAAGACTGAATCCTGATGTGGAAGTTGAGGTTTATCCTTTCCGTATAACGCCCAGCAACGTCATGGACATCGTTGGGGATTACGACATCGTTGTCTCGTGTCCGGACAACCTTACTACGAGGTACGTGCTGAACGACGCATGCAGGCTTTTAGGCAAGCCCATAGTTCATGCAGCAATCCACGGTTTCGAGGGCGAGGCAATGACGGTAATTGGTACACCATGCTACCGCTGTGTTTTTCCTCGAGCAAGAAGTGAGGAAAAGCCGGGAGTCATTGGCCCCGTAGCAGGACTGTTCGGGTGTATCCAGGCCGTCGAGGCTATAAAGCTCGTCCTTGGCATGGAGGTGCTCTCAGGCAGGTTACTCAGGGCTGACTTGCGGAGCATGGAGTTCTATGAAATCAGTATTTCCAACAATCCTGAGTGTCCGGTTTGCAGTGGCAGACTTAAAGGCATATTCGAGGAAAACTACGTCAACGACTGCAGGGTTGTCAGGTTTGAGTAG